The genomic stretch CACTTTGCCTTCACTTTCCAGGTGGTACTTGCCATCCCTGTACAGCTCGGTCACGGCGGGGTCAAGAGCGATGCAGATGTCCTTGCCCGGCTCGTACCCGGCCTTCTCGATGGCTTCCATCAGGACGCTCAGGGCTTCCTCGTTGCTCTTCAGGTCAGGGGCAAAGCCGCCCTCGTCACCCACGTTGGTGTTCAGTTTCTTGCCGCTCAGCACCTTCTTCAGCGTGTGGAAGGTCTCCGCGCCGTAACGCAGCGCCTCACGGAAGGAGGGCGCTCCGACGGGCATGATCATGAACTCCTGGAAGTCCACGCTGTTGTCGGCGTGCGCCCCGCCGTTGATGACGTTCATCATGGGCACCGGCAGGGTCTTGGCGTTGCTGCCGCCCAGGTAACGGTAAAGGGGGATGTTCAGTTCCTCGGCGGCGGCGCGGGCCGCGGCCAGGCTGACGGCCAGGATGGCGTTGCCGCCCATCTTGCCTTTATTCGGCGTGCCGTCCACGTCCATCAGGGCCTTGTCCAGCGCGGCCTGCTCGCTGGCGTCCATGCCCACCACGGCGGGGCCGAGGGCCTCATTCACGTTCTTCACGGCGTTCAGCACGCCCTTGCCCAGGAAGCGGCCCTTGTCACCGTCACGCAGTTCCAGCGTCTCGTGTGCCCCGGTACTGGCCCCGCTGGGCACGATGGCGCGGCCCACGTACCCGCTGTCCAGGTGAACTTCCGCTTCCACGGTGGGGTTTCCGCGAGAATCCAGCACTTCACGCCCGATGACTTTTTCAATGTTCATGACATTCCTCCTGGGGGTCAAACCCGCGCCACAGGCAGCAAAAGCACGCGGCGAAGGTGTATCAGACACACTATACCCGTGAAGTGTCAGTTGCGGGTCGCCCTGAGCCTGACGGGGTGACACGTCAGCCGGACAGGCTGACTGAGCACGCACGAATCACTCGTATAGATCGGAAGTTTTCCACAAATTTATCCACAACCTCGGTAAGCTGTGGATAAATTTAACGTCAACATCAAGGAATATTCAAATAAGGGTGAAATTTTGCGTTAACAACGGAGTTTTCCACAGGTCACA from Deinococcus fonticola encodes the following:
- the eno gene encoding phosphopyruvate hydratase is translated as MNIEKVIGREVLDSRGNPTVEAEVHLDSGYVGRAIVPSGASTGAHETLELRDGDKGRFLGKGVLNAVKNVNEALGPAVVGMDASEQAALDKALMDVDGTPNKGKMGGNAILAVSLAAARAAAEELNIPLYRYLGGSNAKTLPVPMMNVINGGAHADNSVDFQEFMIMPVGAPSFREALRYGAETFHTLKKVLSGKKLNTNVGDEGGFAPDLKSNEEALSVLMEAIEKAGYEPGKDICIALDPAVTELYRDGKYHLESEGKVLTTAEMIDFWADWASRYPIVSIEDGLAEDDWDGWAELTARIGDKVQLVGDDLFVTNPERLQQGIDRRVGNAILVKVNQIGSLTESMDAIELAKRHHYGTVISHRSGESEDAFIADLAVATNAGQIKTGSASRSDRIAKYNQLLRIEDQLGDRAVYPGRKALR